The following coding sequences lie in one Pungitius pungitius chromosome 18, fPunPun2.1, whole genome shotgun sequence genomic window:
- the morn5 gene encoding MORN repeat-containing protein 5 isoform X3 gives MELIGSSYNGGTKNGRMDGKGVYTFPTATKYEGEVKDGMFHGKGVLHFPNGSKYEATWENGKAKQGSFTFADGLQYQEKDWDYCDGYDRRFYSERCNGFRPPGEYQLTDLHPPRVIPDGFYDCGDGFYDPKTRVVTSLTGRFRRNAGVTFRTESC, from the exons ATGGAGCTCATCGGAAGCAGTTATAATGGCGGTACAAAAAACGGCAG GATGGATGGAAAAGGAGTGTACACGTTTCCCACAGCGACCAAGTATGAAGGAGAGGTGAAAGATGGGATGTTTCACGGCAAAGGGGTATTACACTTTCCCAATGGAAGTAAATATGAGGCAACCTGGGAAAACGGCAAAGCTAAACAG GGGTCATTTACCTTCGCCGATGGTCTGCAGTACCAGGAGAAGGACTGGGACTACTGTGATGGATACGACAGGCGCTTCTACAGTGAGAGGTGCAACGGATTCAGACCTCCAG GAGAATATCAGCTAACTGATCTACATCCTCCTCGCGTCATTCCTGATGGATTCTACGATTGTGGCGATGGTTTCTATGACCCCAAAACCAGAGTTGTCACTTCTCTCACTGGGCGATTCCGCCGGAATGCAG
- the morn5 gene encoding MORN repeat-containing protein 5 isoform X1 — MELIGSSYNGGTKNGRMDGKGVYTFPTATKYEGEVKDGMFHGKGVLHFPNGSKYEATWENGKAKQGSFTFADGLQYQEKDWDYCDGYDRRFYSERCNGFRPPGEYQLTDLHPPRVIPDGFYDCGDGFYDPKTRVVTSLTGRFRRNADDSEHEWIVRTCRKAWDQVVEVDLEKSVATGPEETVSTEAYE; from the exons ATGGAGCTCATCGGAAGCAGTTATAATGGCGGTACAAAAAACGGCAG GATGGATGGAAAAGGAGTGTACACGTTTCCCACAGCGACCAAGTATGAAGGAGAGGTGAAAGATGGGATGTTTCACGGCAAAGGGGTATTACACTTTCCCAATGGAAGTAAATATGAGGCAACCTGGGAAAACGGCAAAGCTAAACAG GGGTCATTTACCTTCGCCGATGGTCTGCAGTACCAGGAGAAGGACTGGGACTACTGTGATGGATACGACAGGCGCTTCTACAGTGAGAGGTGCAACGGATTCAGACCTCCAG GAGAATATCAGCTAACTGATCTACATCCTCCTCGCGTCATTCCTGATGGATTCTACGATTGTGGCGATGGTTTCTATGACCCCAAAACCAGAGTTGTCACTTCTCTCACTGGGCGATTCCGCCGGAATGCAG ATGACTCCGAGCATGAATGGATAGTGCGGACCTGTCGGAAGGCTTGGGATCAGGTTGTTGAAGTTGACCTTGAAAAGTCTGTCGCAACTGGACCGGAAGAGACCGTATCTACTGAGGCTTATGAATAG
- the morn5 gene encoding MORN repeat-containing protein 5 isoform X2, with protein MDGKGVYTFPTATKYEGEVKDGMFHGKGVLHFPNGSKYEATWENGKAKQGSFTFADGLQYQEKDWDYCDGYDRRFYSERCNGFRPPGEYQLTDLHPPRVIPDGFYDCGDGFYDPKTRVVTSLTGRFRRNADDSEHEWIVRTCRKAWDQVVEVDLEKSVATGPEETVSTEAYE; from the exons ATGGATGGAAAAGGAGTGTACACGTTTCCCACAGCGACCAAGTATGAAGGAGAGGTGAAAGATGGGATGTTTCACGGCAAAGGGGTATTACACTTTCCCAATGGAAGTAAATATGAGGCAACCTGGGAAAACGGCAAAGCTAAACAG GGGTCATTTACCTTCGCCGATGGTCTGCAGTACCAGGAGAAGGACTGGGACTACTGTGATGGATACGACAGGCGCTTCTACAGTGAGAGGTGCAACGGATTCAGACCTCCAG GAGAATATCAGCTAACTGATCTACATCCTCCTCGCGTCATTCCTGATGGATTCTACGATTGTGGCGATGGTTTCTATGACCCCAAAACCAGAGTTGTCACTTCTCTCACTGGGCGATTCCGCCGGAATGCAG ATGACTCCGAGCATGAATGGATAGTGCGGACCTGTCGGAAGGCTTGGGATCAGGTTGTTGAAGTTGACCTTGAAAAGTCTGTCGCAACTGGACCGGAAGAGACCGTATCTACTGAGGCTTATGAATAG